From one Gemmobacter sp. genomic stretch:
- a CDS encoding alpha/beta hydrolase, whose product MSLHPFISAMLVQLAGLPALSAGSPADARALVAAGRARLGPGPDMQAVQALALPGRDGPVPARLLVPQGAVAGTIVYLHGGGWVVGTLDDYDSYMRALASRTGMAVLGVDYRLAPEHPFPAGLHDAQDALDAVLARAVPGLPPGPVVVMGDSAGGNLATVCCARLADPAAVALQVLYYPVTDSDLSRPSYQAHGTGLPLTAADMAWFLGQYAPAQAWADPAISPLRGPMGRVPAVIVTAEYDVLADEGAAYAAALAAAGTPVQHRCLPGVTHGVIRLHNLFDVADAELTAIAHDIHTALAAASTTASQGAQSR is encoded by the coding sequence ATGTCTTTGCATCCGTTCATCAGCGCCATGCTGGTTCAGCTGGCGGGCCTGCCGGCGCTGTCGGCGGGCAGTCCGGCCGATGCCCGCGCCCTGGTCGCCGCCGGGCGCGCGCGCCTTGGCCCGGGGCCCGACATGCAGGCGGTGCAGGCGCTGGCCCTGCCGGGCCGCGACGGGCCGGTTCCCGCGCGCCTGCTGGTGCCGCAGGGCGCCGTTGCGGGGACAATCGTCTATCTGCATGGCGGCGGCTGGGTGGTGGGCACGCTGGACGATTACGACAGCTACATGCGCGCGCTGGCCAGCCGGACCGGCATGGCGGTGCTGGGGGTGGACTATCGCCTGGCGCCGGAACACCCCTTTCCCGCCGGCCTGCACGATGCCCAGGATGCGCTGGATGCCGTGCTGGCGCGGGCGGTTCCCGGCCTGCCGCCGGGGCCGGTCGTGGTGATGGGCGACAGCGCGGGCGGCAATCTGGCAACGGTGTGCTGCGCCCGGCTGGCCGACCCGGCGGCGGTGGCATTGCAGGTGCTGTATTACCCGGTGACGGACAGCGACCTTTCCCGCCCGTCCTATCAGGCGCATGGCACCGGGCTGCCGCTGACGGCAGCGGACATGGCGTGGTTCCTGGGCCAGTATGCGCCGGCGCAGGCATGGGCCGATCCGGCCATATCGCCGCTGCGCGGGCCGATGGGGCGGGTGCCGGCGGTGATCGTGACCGCCGAATACGACGTGCTGGCCGATGAAGGCGCCGCCTATGCCGCCGCGCTGGCCGCCGCCGGCACCCCGGTGCAGCACCGCTGCCTGCCAGGGGTGACGCATGGGGTCATCCGGCTGCACAACCTGTTCGACGTTGCCGATGCCGAACTGACGGCCATCGCCCATGACATACACACGGCGCTTGCCGCCGCCTCCACCACCGCCAGCCAAGGGGCCCAAAGCCGATGA
- a CDS encoding aldehyde dehydrogenase family protein: MTASPTPQSVLPQHGPLGLLIGGKQVPALSGRTFPTVNPATGHEIAQLAEGGAADVDLAVAAARRAFDGGWSRWTPTQRQALLMRIAALIDERFDDLALLETLDMGAPLTRTRALREPIRQMILFFAAQALSIRGETLQNSLPLNIQSMTIRAPVGVVAGIIPWNGPLISQWWVLGGVLATGCTAVIKPAEDASLSVLRVVELLHEAGMPEGVVNVVTGHGHVAGEALARHPGVDRIAFTGSTATGRRIVEASTVGMKKLQLELGGKSPDIVFADADLDKAVPGAAMAVFTNSGQVCYAGTRLFVQRRIQDEFVARLTEFTRTLRMGNGLDPSVQLGPLISGRQLDRVMGYVQGAPAEGARLAIGGERLGGDLAGGYFVAPTIFADVSNDMRIAREEIFGPVISVIPFDDADDALRMANDTEYGLGGAVWTRDVSTMYRMVNGLRTGTLWVNCYGAVDPVVGFGGIKNSGYGAKGGSDHLDLYLYRKAVYVNIG, encoded by the coding sequence ATGACCGCATCCCCGACCCCCCAGTCCGTCCTGCCGCAGCATGGCCCGCTGGGCCTGCTGATCGGCGGCAAGCAGGTGCCCGCCTTGTCGGGCCGGACGTTTCCGACCGTGAACCCCGCCACCGGACACGAAATCGCCCAGCTGGCCGAAGGCGGCGCGGCAGATGTGGATCTGGCGGTTGCCGCCGCCCGCCGCGCCTTTGACGGGGGCTGGAGCCGCTGGACCCCGACCCAGCGGCAGGCGCTGCTGATGCGCATTGCCGCGCTGATCGACGAACGGTTCGACGACCTTGCCCTGCTGGAAACGCTGGATATGGGCGCGCCCCTGACCCGCACCCGCGCGCTGCGCGAACCGATCCGGCAGATGATCCTGTTCTTTGCCGCGCAGGCGCTGAGCATCCGGGGCGAGACCTTGCAGAACTCGTTGCCGCTGAACATCCAGTCCATGACGATCCGGGCGCCGGTGGGCGTGGTGGCCGGGATCATCCCGTGGAACGGGCCGCTGATCAGCCAGTGGTGGGTGCTGGGCGGCGTGCTGGCCACCGGCTGCACCGCCGTGATCAAGCCGGCCGAAGATGCCTCGCTTTCGGTGCTGCGGGTGGTCGAGCTGCTGCACGAGGCGGGGATGCCCGAAGGCGTCGTCAACGTGGTGACCGGCCATGGCCATGTCGCGGGCGAGGCGCTGGCCCGTCACCCCGGCGTGGACCGCATCGCCTTTACCGGATCGACGGCGACCGGCCGCCGCATTGTCGAGGCATCGACGGTCGGGATGAAGAAACTGCAACTGGAACTGGGCGGCAAGTCGCCCGACATCGTGTTCGCCGATGCCGATCTGGACAAGGCGGTGCCGGGCGCCGCCATGGCGGTGTTCACCAATTCCGGGCAGGTCTGCTATGCCGGCACGCGGCTGTTCGTGCAGCGCCGCATCCAGGACGAATTCGTCGCCCGCCTGACCGAATTCACCCGCACCCTCCGCATGGGCAACGGGCTGGACCCGTCGGTGCAACTGGGCCCGCTGATCTCCGGCCGGCAGCTGGACCGGGTGATGGGCTATGTGCAGGGCGCCCCGGCCGAAGGGGCGCGGCTGGCCATCGGTGGCGAACGGCTGGGCGGCGACCTGGCCGGGGGCTATTTCGTGGCGCCCACCATCTTTGCCGACGTGTCGAACGACATGCGCATCGCGCGCGAGGAAATCTTTGGCCCCGTGATCTCTGTCATCCCGTTCGACGATGCCGACGATGCGCTGCGCATGGCCAACGATACCGAATACGGTCTGGGCGGCGCGGTCTGGACGCGCGATGTGTCCACCATGTATCGCATGGTCAACGGCCTTCGCACCGGGACGCTATGGGTCAACTGCTATGGCGCCGTCGATCCGGTCGTCGGCTTTGGCGGGATCAAGAACAGCGGCTATGGTGCCAAGGGCGGCAGCGATCATCTGGACCTGTATCTGTATCGCAAGGCTGTCTACGTGAATATCGGCTGA
- a CDS encoding acyclic terpene utilization AtuA family protein: MTIRIGCGSGGAPDLVGPAEDLAWRGRLDYLCFEALAERTLALGHVARRNGAPGYSPKLEARLRAVLPHCAAQGTRILTNMGAADPAGAGAATAALARDLGVRLRIAVVHGDDVLPLIGPDTLLPETGGTVAGFGRTPIAANAYIGHEAMARALAEGADVVIAGRVSDSSLFLAPIVHDLGLAPDDWTMLARGALVGHLLECSTQITGGYFADPGYKEVPGLDDLAFPLAEVAPDGSAVIAKLPGTGGCITPLTVKEQLLYEVHDPTAYLTPDVTADFSTVTIAQVGPDRVQVAGASGRARPDRLKALVAFDGGWLAEGGIGYAGPGAADRARLAADIIRSRMMRRHGFQGELRLDLVGLSSLHATAGPTEADSQDVRLRGALRSPDRRWADLLLEEIEALWMGGPAGGGGYRGTVVPTVITQPTYIPRADVPTRLTWIET, encoded by the coding sequence ATGACCATTCGCATCGGCTGCGGTTCGGGCGGCGCCCCCGATCTGGTCGGCCCGGCCGAGGATCTGGCCTGGCGGGGCCGCCTGGATTACCTGTGCTTCGAGGCATTGGCCGAACGCACCCTGGCGCTGGGTCATGTGGCACGGCGCAATGGCGCGCCGGGCTACAGCCCCAAGCTGGAGGCGCGGTTGCGCGCCGTGCTGCCGCACTGCGCGGCGCAGGGCACGCGGATCCTGACCAACATGGGCGCGGCCGATCCGGCCGGGGCGGGGGCCGCCACGGCGGCGCTGGCGCGCGATCTGGGCGTGCGCCTGCGCATCGCGGTGGTGCATGGCGATGATGTGCTGCCGCTGATCGGCCCCGATACCCTGTTGCCCGAAACCGGCGGCACGGTGGCCGGTTTCGGCCGCACGCCGATTGCCGCCAACGCCTATATCGGGCACGAGGCCATGGCCCGGGCGCTGGCCGAAGGGGCCGATGTGGTGATTGCCGGGCGGGTGTCGGACAGTTCGCTGTTCCTGGCCCCCATCGTGCATGACCTGGGCCTTGCCCCCGACGACTGGACGATGCTGGCCCGGGGCGCGCTGGTCGGGCATCTGCTGGAATGCTCCACCCAGATCACCGGCGGATATTTCGCCGATCCGGGCTACAAGGAGGTTCCGGGGCTGGATGACCTTGCCTTTCCGCTGGCCGAAGTGGCGCCCGATGGCAGCGCGGTGATTGCCAAGCTGCCCGGCACCGGGGGCTGCATCACGCCGCTGACGGTCAAGGAACAGCTGCTGTACGAGGTGCATGACCCCACGGCCTATCTGACCCCCGATGTAACAGCCGATTTCTCGACCGTCACCATCGCGCAGGTCGGGCCGGACCGGGTGCAGGTCGCCGGCGCCTCGGGCCGGGCGCGGCCCGACCGGCTGAAGGCGCTGGTCGCCTTTGATGGCGGCTGGCTGGCCGAAGGCGGCATCGGCTATGCCGGCCCCGGTGCGGCGGACCGCGCGCGGCTGGCGGCCGACATCATCCGCAGCCGCATGATGCGCCGCCACGGGTTTCAGGGCGAACTGCGGCTGGATCTGGTCGGGCTGTCGTCGCTGCATGCCACCGCAGGGCCGACCGAGGCCGACAGCCAGGACGTGCGCCTGCGCGGGGCGCTGCGCAGCCCGGACCGCCGCTGGGCCGATCTGCTGCTGGAGGAAATCGAGGCATTGTGGATGGGCGGCCCCGCCGGGGGCGGCG